AACAACTCCTTAAGTGGGCTTCTAAAGCAAATATGATAGAAAGCTTTGATGAAGCCATATTCAGTCGGTATATTGAGAGCATCATGGTCTATTCGCAGGAAGAAATCGGTTTTAAGCTGAAGTGTGGGCTTACTTTAAAGGAAAGGCTGGTGAGATAAATGGCTCATACTCCTTACGGCTATATCATCAAAAATGGAATAGCGGTCATAGATGATAGATCGGCGAGTCAGGTAAAAGAACTGTTTCGTGCATATCTATCGGGTCTATCGCTGGCGAATGCCGCCAAACGAGCGGGCATAAAGCGTTGCCATTCTTCAATTGCAAAAATGTTGACCTGCAATCGATACCTTGGGGATGCCTTTTATCCACCGATAATTGACGAGGATACCTTCAAACAAGCTGAAGCCGAGAAGATAAAAAGAGCCCGGATACTTGGGCGAATACGAGAGCAGGTAGAACCAAAGAATTCATTGGTGAGGATGCGTTTCTCGGCGTCTTCTCCTGAAACACTTTATGAAGATCCTTTTACCCAAGCTGAATATGCCTACAGTTTGATAGAAAGCGAGGTGATAGTGGATGGGCAATCTTAAGAATATAACAGTCATACCAGCTCGTGCTCGAATTGGAAATACGGTAAAAGCTGATGATAGGCCTAAACTACGGGTTGCAGCCTACTGTCGTGTTTCAACTGATAGTGAAGAACAGGCCACGAGTTATGAAGCCCAAGTTGAGCATTATACGAACTATATTAAAGGTAACTCAGAGTGGGAGCTTGCAGGCATATATGCCGATGATGGGATAACAGGAACTAATACAAAAAAGCGAGATGAATTTAACCGAATGATTGAGGACTGTATGGAAGGCAAAATTGACATGGTTATTACCAAGTCCATCAGCCGGTTTGCCCGAAATACTCTGGACTGTTTGAAATACATCCGACAGCTGAAAGATAAGAACATCCCGGTATTCTTCGAAAAAGAGAACATAAACTCCATGGATTCAAAGGGTGAGATCATGTTGACTATTATGGCTTCCCTCGCCCAGCAAGAAAGTCAATCCCTGAGCCAGAACGTAAAACTCGGATTCCAATTTCGATACCAGCAAGGAGAGGTGCAGGTTAATCACAATCGTTTTTTGGGATATACCAAAGATGAAAACAAGCGGCTTGTCATTGTTCCTGAAGAAGCA
The Defluviitalea raffinosedens genome window above contains:
- a CDS encoding recombinase, with protein sequence MAHTPYGYIIKNGIAVIDDRSASQVKELFRAYLSGLSLANAAKRAGIKRCHSSIAKMLTCNRYLGDAFYPPIIDEDTFKQAEAEKIKRARILGRIREQVEPKNSLVRMRFSASSPETLYEDPFTQAEYAYSLIESEVIVDGQS